The proteins below come from a single Agromyces flavus genomic window:
- the chvE gene encoding multiple monosaccharide ABC transporter substrate-binding protein — protein sequence MLALAACSGGGGGGGEGGGDGGLIGVAMPTKSSERWIQDGDSVKEQLEEQGFKVDLQYAEDDIPTQVSQVENMITKGAEALIIAAIDGTTLSEVLQTAADSDIPVIAYDRLIRDSENVDYYASFDNYKVGVQQATSLLAGLGLTDLEGAEVDGAPAGPFNLELFAGSPDDNNATFFWNGAIDTLQPYIDEGTLVVKSGQTDFEQAAILRWDGEVAQSRMEDILTSTYSDGSKVNAVLSPYDGLSRGIISALTDAGYTVGDEWPIISGQDAELNSVQAINAGEQYSTIFKDTRELATVAVDMATALLNGEEPEVNNTEDYDNGVKVVPSYLLESQIVVKDNITEVLVDSGYWTEEEING from the coding sequence ATGCTCGCGCTCGCCGCGTGCTCGGGCGGCGGCGGAGGCGGCGGCGAGGGCGGCGGCGACGGCGGCCTCATCGGCGTCGCGATGCCGACCAAGAGCTCCGAGCGCTGGATCCAGGACGGCGACTCCGTCAAGGAGCAGCTCGAGGAGCAGGGGTTCAAGGTCGACCTCCAGTACGCCGAGGACGACATCCCCACGCAGGTCTCGCAGGTCGAGAACATGATCACCAAGGGCGCAGAGGCCCTGATCATCGCCGCGATCGACGGCACCACGCTGTCGGAGGTGCTGCAGACCGCCGCCGACTCGGACATCCCGGTCATCGCGTACGACCGCCTCATCCGCGACTCCGAGAACGTCGACTACTACGCCTCTTTCGACAACTACAAGGTCGGCGTGCAGCAGGCGACGTCGCTGCTGGCAGGCCTCGGCCTGACCGACCTCGAGGGCGCAGAGGTCGACGGCGCACCCGCCGGCCCGTTCAACCTCGAGCTGTTCGCCGGTTCGCCCGACGACAACAACGCGACCTTCTTCTGGAACGGCGCGATCGACACGCTCCAGCCCTACATCGACGAGGGCACCCTCGTCGTGAAGTCGGGCCAGACCGACTTCGAGCAGGCCGCCATCCTGCGCTGGGACGGCGAGGTCGCCCAGAGCCGCATGGAGGACATCCTCACGTCGACCTACTCCGACGGCTCGAAGGTCAACGCGGTGCTCTCGCCGTACGATGGCCTCTCGCGCGGCATCATCTCGGCCCTCACCGACGCCGGCTACACCGTCGGCGACGAATGGCCGATCATCTCCGGCCAGGACGCCGAGCTCAACTCGGTGCAGGCGATCAACGCCGGTGAGCAGTACTCGACCATCTTCAAGGACACCCGCGAACTCGCGACCGTGGCCGTGGACATGGCGACCGCGCTGCTGAACGGCGAGGAGCCCGAGGTCAACAACACCGAGGACTACGACAACGGCGTGAAGGTCGTGCCGTCGTACCTCCTCGAGTCGCAGATCGTCGTCAAGGACAACATCACCGAGGTCCTGGTCGACAGCGGGTACTGGACCGAAGAGGAAATCAACGGCTGA
- a CDS encoding L-ribulose-5-phosphate 4-epimerase — translation MTSFGPQIEVAIARVRADVARLHGELTRYGLVVWTGGNVSGRVPGADLFVIKPSGVSYDDLAPENMILCDLDGNVIPGTPGSERSPSSDTAAHAYVYRNMPEVGGVVHTHSTYAVAWAARGEEIPCVITAMADEFGGPIPIGPFAIIGDDSIGRGIVDTLTGHRSRAVLMQNHGPFTIGANAKDAVKAAVMVEDVARTVHFAREAGPLIPIPQEAIDRLYDRYQNVYGQSSDARRPIPS, via the coding sequence GTGACCAGCTTCGGCCCGCAGATCGAGGTCGCGATCGCCCGAGTCCGGGCTGACGTGGCCCGGCTGCACGGCGAACTGACCCGGTACGGCCTCGTCGTCTGGACCGGCGGCAACGTGTCGGGCCGGGTCCCGGGCGCCGACCTGTTCGTGATCAAGCCGTCGGGCGTGAGCTACGACGACCTGGCGCCCGAGAACATGATCCTCTGCGACCTCGACGGCAACGTGATCCCCGGCACGCCGGGCAGCGAGCGGTCGCCGTCGTCCGACACTGCGGCGCACGCGTACGTCTACCGCAACATGCCCGAGGTCGGCGGCGTCGTGCACACGCACTCGACCTATGCGGTCGCGTGGGCGGCGCGCGGCGAGGAGATCCCCTGCGTCATCACGGCGATGGCCGACGAGTTCGGCGGCCCGATCCCGATCGGGCCGTTCGCCATCATCGGCGACGACTCCATCGGCCGCGGCATCGTGGACACGCTCACCGGCCATCGCTCGCGGGCGGTGCTCATGCAGAACCACGGCCCGTTCACCATCGGCGCCAACGCGAAGGACGCCGTCAAGGCGGCCGTCATGGTCGAGGATGTCGCGCGCACGGTGCACTTCGCCCGCGAGGCGGGCCCCCTGATCCCGATCCCCCAGGAGGCGATCGACCGGTTGTACGACCGGTACCAGAACGTCTACGGACAGTCCTCGGACGCCCGTCGACCCATCCCCAGCTGA